TCAAGGACAGGAATGAATTGTGTTTTGTCAACGTAATAGCGGTTTTCATTACGGATGCGTTCAAAGTCGGACGCACCGTAAGCGATATTGCGAACACCGGGTTTGAGCATGAAACCTCCTGATCAGATTGAGAATGAATCAATACTCCTCTTGTAACCTTAACCCCCGAACAGCGCAAGCAATGTTCTCCCGCAAAAGATGAGGTTTTGGTGTGTCAAGAGTGTTACATCTTGAAAAACGAAACAGGATTCATGTATCGTTTGCCCGCAACGTGAATCATCAACAGGCAAATACGTACCCGATCAAAAGTTTTCCACCTGTGCAGGTGGTTTGAAAATGAGCCACCAAGAACGCCAAGAACACGAAAAAAAGGTTTTTTATATAAATGAAGTCCTCCGTGAAACCCTGGTTTTCAAGTTTTCTGGTGCATATTCCCTTTTTTACTTTGTGTTCTTCGTATACTTCGTGGCTAAAAAAATACCTGCACAGCTAACAAAATTTCAGGACTCCTCCCCATGCCGCTATTGGTCACTCAGGCCGACAGTAAAATTTCAGGATTGATACTGGCGTTATTTCTTTTCCTGTGGACATGGGCCTCATGGCCTGTTCTGACCATGGACGTGCGGAACGCGCATGAAGCGGCAGTGCTGTGGTCTGATGAAGGCCGACATATTCGCACTCTGGAAAAAATGAAATCTGAAAAGACTCTGGAACTGCTGCATCCCGCCTATACCGGCGGATATCCCAATTTGTCATTTCTGGTTACAACTGTTGTGGAATGGTGGCCTTTGTCTGAAATGAATCCTGTCATCACGGGTTCCCGCATCACGTCCTGGGGATGTTCCATCTTGATGCTAGGGACTGTTTTCCTGGGTGTCTGGCGGTTGTTCGGGCACTGGGGCTGGGGATTGGTCGCAGTCCTGCTGACAGGAACCCATCGCTGGATACGTTTCTTTGCCGTGACCTTGCACCCGGAACCACCCATGCTGGCAGGAATCACCATAGCCCTTGTGTCAGGAGCTTTTTATCTGCGGAATCCCCGATTTCATTATCTGGGATGGATGGCCGCCGGGTCCGCACTCGCTATTGGAAGCAAACTTCAGGCATTGATGTTGATTCCATGGATGGCGGTCATTGGACTCACCGGACTTTGGAAAAGTCGTCAAACTTCAGCACAGGTTGTCATAACCTGGGGTATGGGTGCTCTCGGAATCTTTCTTGGTGGTTTGCTGTTGATCACGCCCTGGCAATTGTTGCATCCGCAACGTCTGTGGGAGGGCATCCAATCCGAACGGAATTTTCAATCCATGAACCATCTCGGCGTGACGGAATGGCTGGAATATATCACGTCCAATGAACTCCTGGGAATCCCGTATTCACTGCTGCTGTCAGGTTTTATCGCAGGGATGCTGTTCCAGTGTTACCGCACGTCATGGAATCTTCGAATCTGGCTGGACAAACCTGAAAATGCCCTGTTTTTTGGTAGCCTTCTCTGGGTCTGTGTCAGTATGGGGCATGTGATTCTGAGTGTGAATGTTTTGATCGCGCGATACGTGACACATGCGGTTCCCGCCTTGATGCTGATGCTGACAACGGGGTTGTTCCGGGCCAGAAATTCGCGATGGCCCAAAGGGCTTCAGGCAATGATCCTCCTGTTGCTGATCCTTGGATTGCAGCAACAAGCCAAACACACCCAGCGTGATTTTGACCGTAGACTTCAGATGTCAGAAAAAATTGCCGGAATCAGGCAGGTTATGAACGAAATTCAGCATCTGGTTCCGCACGAGGCGGTTATTCTCAGCCCACGGCTACAGTTTATTGAAAGCTCCATATTTCCAAAGGCGCTGGGCATGGAACCCACAGAATCCGTGATTCGTGAAACCAGGCCTGAATTTCTGCTACTGCCGGATGATTATCTCCGTTTGTTGAGAAAAGAGGGCGTTGCTGAAAAAATATACACGCAAACTCCGGAATATGTGACAAAAGCACAATTCTGGCATAAGCTGAGGGAACATGGTTTTTACGGACAATTCCGTGTTTATCGTTCCTGGCCTGAAGCAAATATCACCCTTTATCAGCGGAATCATGCGGACTGATCATTGTTATCAAGGAATTCTTTACCGACTATGGACATGCGTTGTGTGCCTCATTGTCGCGGGATCATCGTTGTATGCGGAAGATTGTTTTGTGCTGGTTGACAAAGCACAGGGAGTTGAGCGTTCGGTGGTGGAAATGATGGCTGTCGCACTGATCAGTGAAAATATCCGACCGGTCAAACCTGTGACTGCCGCCGCTGAAATCAAACAGGACCAATGTGTGTACCGCGTCGAGTTTGACAGCACCGCTTCAGGCTCAACCCTCACCTTGAGCGGTAAAACTCAGGCCTCCGGGACATCGCCCAAAACAGGAATTCTGGGATTGAATGAAGCCTTGATGAACGCTGTGAATGTGTCACTCAAGTCGGCCCGGAACGCGCCAGAATCAGTGAATCCTTTGGTTCAGGAAGGAGACGACTGGTTTTATGGAAAGAAAAGTTATAAGGATTACACCCAGGCCGCAAAGTGGTATCAGCGCGCCGCGGAGAAAGGTGTTGTGGAAGGACAGAAAAAACTGGGCTATCTTTATCTGAACGGACTCGGTGTTCCGCGGGAATCAGAAACAGCGTTCAAGTGGTATCAACTCGCCGCACAGGCAGGCGATCCGGAAGCACAAAACAGCCTGGGCGTTTTATATCAGTATGGCAATGGCGTCACACTCAATTATCCGCAGGCATTATTCTGGTACATCAAAGCCACCGATCAAGGCAATCCGGACGCCCAGAGCAATCTGGGCTATATGTATCTCAATGGCTATGTTGTCAAAAAAGATCCAAAGACCGCACTGTCGTTGTTTCTGAAAGCCGCGGATCAGGGAAATTCCCTGGCCTTTGCCTACATTGGTTATTGTTATCAAATGGGCTATGAGGTTTCAAAGGATGACATCAAAGCTGTGGAGTGGTATCGAAAATCCGCTGAAGCCGGCAATCCTTACGGGGCTTCAAGGCTGGCGTATATGTACATGTATGGTTATGGTGTCGAAAAAAATCAGCAGGAAGCCATGCGCTGGTATGAGCGAGCCTCACAAAAGTCAGGGGAATAACAACGAAGGGGTATCTGACGGACACACGTAGAGATGCGCTATAGCGCGTCTCTACAGAACAGCGGGTCAGAATTTTTTCAACGTTCTGTCTTCACTTTGAAAAAAGCAGGCAGTTTCACAATCACCAATGAATGAAGAGGTACAATGCACAAGGTTGATGAGTCATGGCTTGAACAATTGTCAGATGATGAAAAAACATGGCTGGCCATTGCCATGGCAGGATTGATTGTTTCAGACGGCGTCGTGGACGCCAGCGAACTGGAGTATCTGGGAAGCACGATTGCGTTTGTCAAAAATCCTGACACCATCAAACAGATCATTCAACTGGTGCGTGACCGTCGCCTGCCACCGATGAAAAATCTGAATGTTTCAGGATTGCTGGCGTATCAGATGCTAAAAACCCTGTCTGTCGTTGCGGTGGTGGATAAAAAATTTTCCAGAAATGAAGCAGAATTTCTGAAAATCGCCGGAAATCGCCTGGGACTGGACCCGCCATTTATTGAAGAAGTGCTGAAACTGGCCAAAATTCAGGTTCAGTTTCTCCGGGAAGATGCCCGGTTGAACGAGATTGCCAGTCATATTGTCAGGCAGTGACACTCGTAAAAATATTTAATAGGCATCCTCTGGTTGCGTTCAATTATGCGTTTATTCTCAACACCTCTCATTACCATTTTTATTGTCCTGACCGGAATTCTAAATTTGCGTTCCGGTGTGCTTCTTGCCGCTGAATCTGTCCAATGCCATGCAGTGGCTGAAACTGATTTTCCGCAACAGTTGGAACAACTCCGCAATGAACAAGGTTTGCCTGTTTCCTGGGAGGAATATCAACGCCAGACTTCTAAAACCATCCTTGAGCTACAGCCGGTTCGCCAGACACAAACCCTTGCGATAAACACGGTTGAGGGAAAACAGGGCACTGCCACCCTGATCAATCTCAACCCCGTAATCAACATCTGGTTTGTCCTCAAACTTAAATGGAACGATGATTCCATCCAGGAATATCATCTTGAAAATCCCTTTCCAAAAAAACAGCTCTTCAAACTGCTCGCCGCAAATCCTCCGGAGTTCCAGTTCCAGACAGCCAGCCAGCAATGTTCTTGTGATTTGTGGAACTCCGCTTCCGGCTCTGAATTAGCAAACGCGATAAAGCGTAATCGGGCCTATGAGGGACTGTGTGGAAACAATGTGTATTTGCGGAATAAAACAGAAGGCAACAAAACCAATCTGGAAATCGTGACAGACTGGTTGAGAAATAATGTCTGGGCTGGTGAAGAAATTGTGCGGTTTGTCAAAAATCAGTTTTATCAGGATGCGTTTCTCCAGACCTCAAAAGTCATCGAATCCCAAGCTGGAGAGCTTGTGTCTATCGTGCCGTCGGGGCCGCTCCCTCCAAAAATCAATCCCGACTATCAGGGGTACCTGCTGAACGCTCCTGAACGTGGTTTGCGGTTGAGTGCCATGACAGGCTCTGAACTGCTGGTTGGAGCGTGGTATCCTGTGCAGGATCTCCCCGGTGTTTTCCTGAGTGTTGTTCAGCCTCAACTTGTGGCCCAAGACATCCTTGAAAAGCAAAAAAAACTGACCAATCCCCTGGATGAAATCGAAAATGAGGCTCTGGTCTATATGGTGGCTTTTGATCTGAATCAACTGGAAATGGGATTTGCAATGGGGACCGAACATCCCCGTGTGGATTGGTCAGAACGTGTGCAGGACGAGGTGCTGGAACGTTCCCTGCCCGGACCAGATGGCATCGCAACGGTGGCACCCCTGGCTATGACAGGCAGAGTTCCTCCCTACAGGGTGAAACAGACAGTTGCCACGTTTATTGGCGGCTTCAAACGCTTGCATGGCGCATTCAAATGGGGCGAACTGGCTAAAACAAATCATGGCCATCACTATGGTTTTATCGAGAACGGCGTCATTTTGAGCAAATTGCAACCCTCCCTGGCCACCGTGGTAGTTTATAACAATGGTCAGGTTGCCTTGAAAACATGGACGGCAAGAGAAGATCAATTTCTGCCAACCATCCGTCATGCCCGTCAAAACGGTGTTCCCTTGATTGATCAGGATGCTACCGGCAACATCAAACCGGGAGCGTATGTCAAAAACTGGGGGCAGGGAAATTGGTCTGGTTCCGCAGAACAACGGTTCCGCACCTTGAGAGCCGGACTGGGATTTCAGCCCAATAAGGGAAAAGGATTTTTGCTGTATGGATTGTTTACCGGAGCCACAACTTCGGCCCTGGCAAGAGTGTTTGAGGCGTATCAGGTCAACTATGCCATGCAACTGGATATCAATGCGCTGGAACACACCTATCTTGCGGTTTATCCCTTGAAAGATGGACAATTTGAAGTCCAGCATCTCATCAAGGGCATGGATGTGCTGGATAAATCGCACAAGGGACAGACGGTTCCACGGTTTATCGGTTTTTCTGACAATCGTGATTTTTTTTATATGTTCCGGAAGACGGTGTCACCATGAGTAAATATATTCTTATTTTTTGTTTGGTATTTTTTCTGACGGCCTCATTATGTTCGGGACAATCCCGAATTGCGGTGACAGCCGAAAAGGAACAACTGTTTCTGCGAATACAACAGAGCCACCATTTGAATGAGTCGCAAACAGCCGCCTTGCGTCATATTTTTTTCCGATCTCCTGTCCTGAGTCAGGGAAATCCTGCCATCACCCATCACCCTGTGACACGGTCTGAATGTGAACAACAGCGCAAAGATTCAGGCTTGATCTATGAAAATCCCGAATTTGAGAAAATTTGCGGGTCGCCCTACATGGCGCCGTTATATGATCCCTCTAAAAACAGACCAGAGGAGGCAAAAGCCTGTGTGGATCAGTTTGAGTTTCCTGATATCCCCTGCGAATACCCCGTCGTCTGGGTACGCGCAAAGGAAGCCGCTGAAATCTGTTCGGCAATGGGCAAACGCTTGTGCGATGCCCATGAATGGGAAGGTGCCTGTGCCGGCGCCCTGGAAGACGCGGATTATCGTTTTGATCTGGTCAAGGAACAGACTCTGGAAACCTCCATCCGGCAGATGCGGGAAGCGCATAACCGCAAACATGGCCCACATAAAAACTGGAGCTATGGTTCTCAATATCAGACCGGGATCTGCGGCGCAAACAGCGTCAAGGATGAAAAATGCGAGGGCGGACAATGGAACACCTGTGGCTCCAACACCTATCCCACGGGTTTTTTTGCAAAATGCAAAAGTCTTTCGGGGGTGTATGATCTCAATGGCAATGCCGCAGAACACATGAATCTGCCTCTTGCGGAACAGCAGATGAGTAGCAAGGGTAGCACCCAACTGGGATATACAGAAATGAAAGGAAGCTGGTTTATTTTTGACAAATACAAAGCCCATGAAGACTGGTGCCGCTGGCGTGCTCCTTTCTGGCATGGCTCAAAAGTGATGGACCCCGACAGCCATCATAATTACCATCTGGGTTTCCGTTGCTGTAAAACGCTATAAAACTTTTATTCAGACTTACATCCCCCTAACCCCCTTGAACCAAGGGGGAATTAATACTCAGCACCATTCAGAATGCTTAAGTTGACGACATTGGGCTACCATTCCCGGTATCGTCCTGCCCGGTTCGCCACTCACTGGCTAAACGATGACTAAGGCCACAATTACCTACCGCCGCTGAACGGTCAGCATACGATCCAGATGCGTTATGATTCCTTCATCACTCAAAACCGGAGCCAACAGGGGATTTTTCAGAACATCCCTGATGTTGTAAGCTTTGTCATTGATCCACATGGTTTGA
This genomic interval from SAR324 cluster bacterium contains the following:
- a CDS encoding sel1 repeat family protein — its product is MRTDHCYQGILYRLWTCVVCLIVAGSSLYAEDCFVLVDKAQGVERSVVEMMAVALISENIRPVKPVTAAAEIKQDQCVYRVEFDSTASGSTLTLSGKTQASGTSPKTGILGLNEALMNAVNVSLKSARNAPESVNPLVQEGDDWFYGKKSYKDYTQAAKWYQRAAEKGVVEGQKKLGYLYLNGLGVPRESETAFKWYQLAAQAGDPEAQNSLGVLYQYGNGVTLNYPQALFWYIKATDQGNPDAQSNLGYMYLNGYVVKKDPKTALSLFLKAADQGNSLAFAYIGYCYQMGYEVSKDDIKAVEWYRKSAEAGNPYGASRLAYMYMYGYGVEKNQQEAMRWYERASQKSGE
- a CDS encoding SUMF1/EgtB/PvdO family nonheme iron enzyme; this translates as MSKYILIFCLVFFLTASLCSGQSRIAVTAEKEQLFLRIQQSHHLNESQTAALRHIFFRSPVLSQGNPAITHHPVTRSECEQQRKDSGLIYENPEFEKICGSPYMAPLYDPSKNRPEEAKACVDQFEFPDIPCEYPVVWVRAKEAAEICSAMGKRLCDAHEWEGACAGALEDADYRFDLVKEQTLETSIRQMREAHNRKHGPHKNWSYGSQYQTGICGANSVKDEKCEGGQWNTCGSNTYPTGFFAKCKSLSGVYDLNGNAAEHMNLPLAEQQMSSKGSTQLGYTEMKGSWFIFDKYKAHEDWCRWRAPFWHGSKVMDPDSHHNYHLGFRCCKTL
- a CDS encoding AAA family ATPase, translating into MLKPGVRNIAYGASDFERIRNENRYYVDKTQFIPVL